One genomic window of Malaciobacter molluscorum LMG 25693 includes the following:
- a CDS encoding nitronate monooxygenase, with amino-acid sequence MRIGKYDIKHPIIQGGMGVGISWDKLAGTVSKEGALGVISAVGTGYYKSDEFSIKTKKNKPVDVINFYSKEALNTIIKNARKICGDAPLACNILHAINDYGRVVKDACEAGINIIITGAGLPTNMPEFTKDFPDVALVPIVSSARALKLICKKWKRFNKIPDAIIVEGPKSGGHQGFTYEQCFQEEYQLENIVGPVIEESKKWGDIPIIAAGGIWDKNDIDKFLALGCDGVQMATRFIGTYECDVDINMKKILIDAKEEDIKLMKSPVGLPARAVMTNLQKSMEEKTAPKVACISNCVAPCNRGKEAKIVGYCIADRLGAAYQGDMDTGLFFTGSNGYKLDKLISVHELIEKLTKGE; translated from the coding sequence TTGAGAATAGGAAAGTATGATATAAAACATCCAATAATCCAGGGTGGAATGGGTGTAGGTATTAGTTGGGATAAACTAGCAGGAACAGTAAGTAAAGAAGGGGCTTTAGGTGTTATTTCAGCAGTTGGGACTGGCTATTATAAAAGTGATGAGTTCTCAATTAAAACAAAAAAGAATAAACCAGTTGATGTTATAAATTTTTATTCAAAAGAAGCGTTAAATACTATAATAAAAAATGCAAGAAAAATTTGTGGAGATGCACCTTTAGCTTGTAACATTTTACATGCTATTAATGATTATGGTAGAGTTGTAAAAGATGCATGTGAAGCTGGAATTAATATTATTATTACAGGTGCTGGATTACCAACAAATATGCCTGAATTTACAAAAGATTTTCCAGATGTTGCATTAGTACCAATTGTTTCTAGTGCAAGAGCATTAAAACTTATTTGTAAAAAATGGAAAAGATTTAATAAAATTCCTGATGCTATTATAGTAGAAGGACCAAAATCTGGAGGACATCAAGGTTTTACTTATGAACAATGTTTTCAAGAAGAGTATCAACTAGAAAATATAGTAGGACCTGTAATTGAAGAATCTAAAAAATGGGGAGATATTCCAATTATAGCTGCAGGTGGTATTTGGGATAAAAATGATATTGATAAATTTTTAGCACTTGGATGTGATGGTGTTCAAATGGCCACAAGATTTATTGGTACTTATGAGTGTGATGTAGATATAAATATGAAAAAAATTTTAATTGATGCAAAAGAAGAAGATATTAAACTTATGAAATCTCCTGTTGGGTTACCTGCACGTGCAGTAATGACAAATCTTCAAAAATCAATGGAAGAGAAAACTGCACCAAAAGTTGCTTGTATCTCAAATTGTGTTGCACCTTGTAATAGAGGGAAAGAAGCAAAAATTGTAGGTTACTGTATTGCAGATAGATTAGGTGCAGCATATCAAGGGGATATGGATACAGGGCTATTTTTTACTGGTTCGAATGGATATAAACTTGATAAATTGATTTCTGTTCATGAATTAATAGAAAAACTTACTAAGGGAGAATAG
- the pth gene encoding aminoacyl-tRNA hydrolase yields MSLIVGLGNIGEKYLLTRHNIGFMVIDEMAKNLKTSIINKANFKADIFKSAYDLLVKPKTYMNLSGDAVIAIKNYYKIDNEDIIVIHDDLDLPFGAVKFKIGGGHGGHNGLKSIDSHIGREYIRVRIGIGKSENKEDVVNYVLHNFSKEELNRLKDIIIPHTIKAIEALKSGESINEIKSKYTLK; encoded by the coding sequence TGGACTTGGTAATATAGGCGAAAAATATCTATTAACTAGGCACAACATAGGTTTTATGGTCATTGATGAAATGGCCAAAAATCTAAAAACTTCTATAATTAATAAAGCTAATTTTAAAGCAGATATCTTCAAATCTGCATATGATTTATTAGTAAAACCAAAAACTTATATGAACCTTTCTGGTGATGCAGTAATTGCCATCAAAAACTATTATAAAATTGATAATGAAGATATTATTGTAATTCATGATGATTTAGATCTACCTTTTGGCGCAGTAAAATTTAAAATTGGTGGTGGTCATGGTGGTCATAATGGATTAAAATCTATAGATTCTCACATTGGGCGAGAATATATAAGAGTAAGAATTGGTATAGGGAAATCTGAAAATAAAGAAGATGTTGTAAATTATGTTCTACATAACTTTTCGAAAGAGGAATTAAATAGATTAAAAGATATAATTATACCTCATACGATAAAAGCAATAGAGGCACTAAAAAGTGGTGAATCTATAAATGAAATCAAATCTAAATACACATTGAAGTAA
- a CDS encoding DNA-directed RNA polymerase subunit omega, protein MLRLEERISKALEKVNNDRYILSIAVGQRADELSKGAKPLLEQNTQNMKYTDIAIDEIANGLLVIEGLVDKED, encoded by the coding sequence ATGTTAAGATTAGAAGAAAGAATCTCTAAAGCTTTAGAAAAAGTAAACAACGATAGATATATTTTATCAATAGCTGTTGGACAAAGAGCTGATGAATTAAGTAAAGGTGCAAAACCCTTGTTAGAACAAAATACTCAAAACATGAAATACACTGATATAGCAATTGATGAAATTGCAAATGGTTTATTAGTTATTGAAGGTTTAGTAGATAAAGAAGATTAA
- the pyrH gene encoding UMP kinase: MNKRVLVKFSGEALAGEEGYGIDTQILDYIADEIKNLVDNGIEVGIVIGGGNIIRGVTAAADGIIKRTSADYMGMLATVINGVAMQEALEHKGLSARLQTAIKMEQIAESFIVRKAIRHFEKNRVVIFSAGTGNPYFTTDTAATLRATEINACMLIKATKVDGVYDKDPMKYADAVKLETLTYDDALEDHIKVMDDTAIALAKDNKLPIVVANMNEKGNLLKIINGDFSRCSIVK; this comes from the coding sequence ATGAATAAAAGAGTACTTGTTAAATTTTCTGGCGAAGCGTTAGCTGGTGAAGAAGGTTACGGTATAGATACTCAAATCTTGGACTATATCGCAGATGAAATTAAAAATTTAGTTGATAATGGTATTGAAGTTGGTATTGTTATTGGTGGTGGTAATATAATTAGAGGTGTAACTGCAGCAGCTGATGGTATTATCAAAAGGACTAGTGCAGATTATATGGGGATGTTAGCAACTGTTATTAATGGTGTTGCTATGCAAGAAGCTTTAGAACATAAAGGTTTAAGTGCAAGATTACAAACTGCAATTAAAATGGAACAAATTGCAGAATCATTTATTGTAAGAAAAGCAATTAGACATTTTGAAAAAAATAGAGTTGTAATTTTTAGTGCAGGTACAGGTAACCCATATTTTACAACTGATACAGCAGCAACATTAAGAGCTACAGAAATTAATGCATGCATGTTAATTAAAGCTACTAAAGTTGATGGTGTTTATGATAAAGATCCAATGAAATATGCAGATGCTGTAAAACTTGAAACATTAACTTATGATGATGCTTTAGAAGATCATATTAAAGTTATGGATGATACTGCGATTGCATTAGCAAAAGACAACAAATTACCAATTGTTGTAGCAAATATGAATGAAAAAGGTAATCTATTAAAAATAATTAATGGTGATTTTAGTAGATGCTCAATTGTTAAATAA
- a CDS encoding RelA/SpoT family protein, translating to MDPFIEKIQSINTIDDAINELKKNTELTPKLKSIIDFCIKAHENQFRKSGEPYVVHPILVATIISHFSQDEAVIATSLLHDVVEDTKYDLNFVKNNWGEDISHMVDGLTKIVEIREHEFSSSISDSRTMSSAMTFRKMLIASIDDVRVLLVKLCDRLHNMLTLDALNEQKQKRIAEETLVVYVPIAHRLGISTLKNHLEDLAFYYIYPEEYKKIDTFIKEHEHAIQLTFNSFITNTKIVLEKNGYDSSKVKILSRIKHHYSIYLKMQRKGVTIDEVLDLLAIRVLVPEEIDCYKVLGHLHLAYKPLISRFKDYVSTPKENGYRTIHTTVFYNSKIYEIQIRTFEMHKIAEYGIAAHWKYKSGAKNGPNLNWLKSLEFSNENIEEFYADTKDDLYSEEIVVYSPHGDTFNLPRGSTAYDFAYAVHTDVGKNAFECYINKIKKPLLTELKSSDIVSIKTTDHVIPRCSWIDMVKTNRAKKQIKIICSQRQKELDEFTGINIIDTIFNRYTQQITNTYPFVSIHKVATNLDFLRNIKKQIETKLIKEHGLVTRFKILASKLKTYKFDNILIYSNFSINSVLFDHCCHPKFGDDIVAFKSGNKAIIHHKMCDKAYKKIKSKHSMLFCKWTKDTLYPYKMVVSLANTKGELAKLLMYMSKYEGYILSVDYGREKHSYRQYCDIEFEINNSNVEEVRKIVEQKAKVIEFTSKKDAYNK from the coding sequence ATGGATCCATTTATAGAAAAAATTCAAAGCATTAATACAATTGATGATGCTATAAATGAACTTAAAAAAAACACAGAACTTACTCCCAAACTAAAAAGTATCATTGACTTTTGTATAAAAGCTCATGAAAATCAATTTAGAAAAAGCGGTGAACCATATGTGGTGCATCCTATTTTAGTAGCTACAATTATTTCTCACTTTAGTCAAGATGAAGCAGTAATAGCAACTTCATTATTACATGATGTAGTAGAAGATACAAAATATGATTTAAATTTTGTTAAAAATAATTGGGGTGAAGATATTTCTCATATGGTTGATGGACTAACTAAAATTGTAGAAATAAGAGAGCATGAGTTTTCTTCATCAATTTCTGATTCTAGAACTATGTCTTCAGCTATGACTTTTAGAAAAATGTTAATTGCTTCAATTGATGATGTTAGAGTTTTACTTGTAAAACTATGTGATAGACTTCATAACATGCTAACACTTGATGCATTAAATGAACAAAAACAAAAAAGAATTGCTGAAGAAACTTTAGTTGTATATGTACCAATTGCACATAGACTTGGAATTTCAACACTTAAAAATCATCTAGAAGATTTAGCTTTTTATTATATATACCCAGAAGAGTATAAAAAAATTGATACTTTCATAAAAGAGCATGAACATGCAATTCAATTGACTTTTAATAGCTTCATTACTAATACAAAAATAGTTTTAGAAAAAAATGGTTATGACTCTTCAAAAGTAAAAATATTAAGTAGAATAAAGCATCACTATTCTATATATTTAAAAATGCAAAGAAAAGGTGTAACAATTGATGAAGTCCTTGACTTACTTGCAATAAGAGTATTAGTTCCAGAAGAGATAGACTGTTATAAAGTTTTAGGACATTTACATTTAGCATATAAACCTTTAATTTCGAGATTTAAAGATTATGTATCAACACCAAAAGAGAATGGTTATAGAACTATTCATACAACAGTATTTTATAATTCAAAAATTTATGAAATTCAAATTAGAACATTTGAAATGCATAAAATTGCAGAATATGGAATTGCTGCACATTGGAAATATAAAAGTGGTGCAAAAAATGGACCAAATTTAAATTGGTTAAAATCTTTAGAATTTTCAAATGAAAATATAGAAGAATTTTATGCAGATACAAAAGATGATTTATATTCTGAAGAAATAGTTGTATATTCTCCACATGGCGATACCTTTAATCTTCCAAGAGGTTCAACTGCTTATGACTTTGCATATGCAGTTCACACAGATGTTGGAAAAAATGCTTTTGAATGTTATATTAATAAAATAAAAAAACCACTTTTAACTGAATTAAAAAGTTCAGATATTGTATCTATTAAAACAACAGATCATGTAATTCCTAGATGTTCATGGATTGATATGGTAAAAACAAATAGAGCAAAAAAACAAATAAAAATAATATGTTCACAAAGACAAAAAGAGTTAGATGAATTTACTGGAATTAATATAATTGATACTATTTTTAATAGATATACACAACAAATAACAAATACATACCCATTTGTTTCAATACATAAAGTGGCTACAAATTTAGACTTTTTAAGAAATATTAAAAAACAAATAGAAACAAAACTAATAAAAGAACATGGACTTGTTACAAGATTTAAAATTCTTGCAAGTAAATTAAAAACTTATAAATTTGATAATATTTTAATATATTCAAATTTTAGTATAAATTCAGTATTATTTGACCACTGTTGTCATCCTAAATTCGGAGATGATATTGTTGCTTTTAAAAGTGGGAATAAAGCAATAATTCACCATAAAATGTGTGATAAAGCATACAAAAAAATAAAATCAAAACATAGCATGTTATTTTGTAAATGGACAAAAGATACATTATATCCTTATAAAATGGTAGTTTCATTAGCAAATACAAAAGGTGAATTAGCAAAACTTTTAATGTATATGTCAAAATATGAAGGTTATATTTTAAGTGTTGATTATGGTAGAGAAAAACACTCTTATAGACAATATTGTGATATTGAATTTGAAATAAATAATTCAAATGTTGAAGAAGTAAGAAAAATAGTTGAACAAAAAGCAAAAGTTATTGAATTTACTTCGAAAAAAGATGCATATAACAAATAA
- a CDS encoding NUDIX domain-containing protein, whose product MPNNHVKAYGIALYKLENNNSIKLLLCKSSKSENRWGFLKGMQQKAESAKECAKREFLEESGIKVDIDFFEEYFEQINKEKDIGIWLVNAKNIKDLDIYFNDEGKIFDKFISPENSKVKYFDLNKLPQFKKKQKNLIVKIKGFLENKNQHH is encoded by the coding sequence ATGCCTAACAATCATGTAAAAGCTTATGGAATAGCTTTATATAAGTTAGAGAATAATAATAGTATCAAGCTTTTATTATGTAAATCATCAAAAAGTGAAAATAGATGGGGATTTTTAAAAGGTATGCAACAAAAGGCTGAGAGTGCAAAAGAGTGTGCTAAAAGAGAGTTTTTGGAAGAGTCCGGAATAAAAGTTGATATTGATTTTTTTGAAGAATATTTTGAACAAATAAATAAAGAGAAAGATATTGGTATTTGGCTTGTAAATGCAAAAAATATAAAAGATTTAGATATTTACTTTAATGATGAAGGTAAAATTTTTGATAAATTTATTTCTCCTGAAAATAGTAAAGTGAAATATTTTGATTTAAATAAATTACCTCAATTTAAAAAGAAACAAAAAAACTTGATTGTAAAGATTAAGGGTTTTTTAGAAAATAAGAATCAACACCATTAG
- the pdxA gene encoding 4-hydroxythreonine-4-phosphate dehydrogenase — protein MKPNIAISIGDLNGIGLQIALQSHEKVKKICNPIYCVNKSLLQQGAKLLNIEIPKDFTIHKVKGEFEIKPGQVSKKSGKYSYNSFIEAINLTNENKTKAVVTLPINKEAWNKAKIDFKGHTEVLRRYFGKNAIMMLGCKKLFVALFTEHIALKKVAKKINEEDLTKFLCDFYQSVKQEYIQVLGLNPHASDNGVLGNEEVEIFKAIKNANKILKKDIFKGPIVPDTAFSKTNRKNCKYFVCMYHDQGLAPLKALYFDQSINVSLNLPIIRTSVDHGTAFDIAYKNINVNTKSYINAIKEAINLNNKKQ, from the coding sequence ATGAAACCAAATATAGCAATTTCTATTGGCGATTTAAATGGAATAGGTTTACAAATTGCATTACAAAGTCATGAAAAAGTAAAAAAAATATGTAATCCTATTTATTGCGTAAATAAATCACTTTTACAACAAGGTGCAAAACTTTTAAATATTGAGATTCCAAAAGATTTTACTATACACAAAGTAAAAGGTGAATTTGAAATAAAACCAGGACAAGTATCAAAAAAAAGTGGTAAATACTCTTATAACTCTTTTATAGAAGCAATAAATTTAACAAATGAAAATAAAACAAAAGCAGTTGTAACACTTCCTATTAATAAAGAAGCATGGAACAAAGCCAAAATTGATTTCAAAGGTCATACTGAAGTATTAAGAAGATATTTTGGAAAAAATGCAATTATGATGCTTGGTTGCAAAAAACTTTTTGTTGCTTTATTTACAGAACATATTGCATTAAAAAAAGTTGCAAAAAAAATCAATGAAGAAGACTTGACAAAATTTTTGTGTGATTTTTATCAAAGTGTAAAACAAGAGTATATTCAAGTTTTAGGACTTAATCCTCACGCAAGTGATAATGGTGTTTTAGGAAATGAAGAAGTAGAAATTTTTAAAGCTATAAAAAATGCAAATAAGATATTAAAAAAAGATATATTTAAAGGCCCAATAGTTCCAGATACTGCTTTTTCTAAAACAAACAGAAAGAACTGTAAATATTTTGTTTGTATGTATCATGACCAAGGATTAGCTCCTTTAAAAGCATTATATTTTGATCAAAGTATTAATGTAAGTTTAAATCTACCAATAATTAGAACTTCTGTTGATCATGGAACTGCTTTTGATATTGCATACAAAAATATAAATGTTAATACAAAAAGTTACATCAATGCAATTAAAGAAGCAATTAATTTAAATAATAAGAAACAATGA
- the tyrS gene encoding tyrosine--tRNA ligase codes for MEQKIKNALLEIQRGCAEIIDIESIEKLVRNYYEKGENFYVKVGFDPTAPDLHLGHTVLMQKMATFQKFGGIVQFLIGDFTATIGDPTGKSETRKVLNTQQVLENAETYKEQVFKILDPEKTQVKFNSEWLKDLGTGGLIALASNLTVARMLERDDFSKRYNSNTPIAVSEFMYPLLQGYDSVAMHTDIEMGGTDQKFNLLMGRTLQKAYNCKKQQAVLMMPILEGLDGVQKMSKSLGNYIGVTDNTNDMFGKILSISDDLMWRYFELLSTKTLQEIEDLKNGVEDGSLHPKVVKEELAMEIVERYHGEGSGELAKAEFEKVFAQKDIPTDMPEFEMNKDIWICQALVDANLVNSTSQARRDIKAGAVKIDQEKVTDEKLNLKSGEFILQKGKKNFAKIKIK; via the coding sequence ATGGAACAAAAAATTAAAAATGCACTATTAGAAATACAAAGAGGTTGTGCTGAAATAATAGATATTGAATCAATTGAAAAATTAGTTAGAAATTATTATGAAAAAGGTGAGAACTTCTATGTAAAGGTAGGTTTTGATCCAACTGCACCAGATTTACACTTAGGGCATACAGTTTTAATGCAAAAAATGGCAACATTCCAAAAGTTTGGAGGAATAGTTCAATTTCTTATTGGAGATTTTACTGCAACAATTGGAGATCCAACCGGGAAAAGTGAGACAAGAAAAGTTTTAAATACACAACAAGTTTTAGAAAATGCAGAGACTTATAAAGAACAAGTATTTAAAATCTTAGATCCTGAAAAAACTCAAGTAAAATTTAATTCAGAATGGTTAAAAGATTTAGGTACAGGTGGTTTAATTGCTCTTGCTTCAAATTTAACAGTTGCAAGAATGTTAGAAAGAGATGATTTTTCAAAAAGATATAATTCAAATACGCCAATTGCAGTAAGTGAATTTATGTATCCTTTATTACAAGGTTATGATTCAGTTGCAATGCATACAGATATTGAAATGGGTGGAACAGACCAGAAATTCAATTTATTAATGGGTAGAACTCTACAAAAAGCTTATAATTGTAAAAAACAACAAGCTGTATTAATGATGCCTATATTAGAAGGATTGGACGGTGTACAAAAAATGTCTAAATCTTTAGGAAACTATATTGGTGTTACAGACAATACAAATGATATGTTTGGTAAAATATTATCGATATCAGATGATTTAATGTGGAGATATTTTGAACTTTTATCTACAAAAACTCTTCAAGAGATTGAAGATTTAAAAAATGGTGTTGAAGATGGTTCTTTACACCCAAAAGTAGTAAAAGAAGAACTTGCTATGGAAATAGTAGAAAGATACCATGGTGAAGGTTCTGGAGAACTTGCAAAAGCTGAATTTGAAAAAGTATTTGCACAAAAAGACATTCCAACAGATATGCCTGAATTTGAAATGAATAAGGATATTTGGATTTGTCAAGCACTAGTTGATGCAAATCTTGTTAATTCAACTTCACAAGCAAGAAGAGATATAAAAGCGGGTGCTGTGAAGATTGATCAAGAAAAAGTAACTGATGAGAAACTTAATTTAAAATCTGGAGAATTTATTTTACAAAAAGGTAAAAAGAATTTTGCAAAGATTAAAATAAAATAA
- a CDS encoding ATP-binding protein: protein MKTLEVCYELDFSKINFLERKAKITAPKTFIFGAPKCGKTYLIYDYLSNFNTKEYIYIDFKDFRNDLEEVKNHLEEFIIQNEIKVVILENFDFSFEIPNCESIIISSHNNIDINGFDKLQVKALDFEEYLLHENRYHTATQAFNNFLKYGNMPGVVNLEEYNKEKRLQEILRLYTKDETFEKILKILFLNIDEKKSLFQLFNTLKNSMKISKDKFYEVVKIYENSGLVYFLPKYKQEKAVKKIYSYNHAFLNAITHTKKFKNEFTNMLFLQLEPSYNDIFYTDNVDFYIKEENYIVLSIPFFNPLLKSSIIKKLNKATKELEINKIDIVTVGYNEKFKLNNIEVEVLPFFEWAVS, encoded by the coding sequence ATGAAAACACTAGAAGTATGCTATGAACTTGATTTTTCTAAAATAAATTTTTTAGAAAGAAAAGCTAAAATAACTGCACCAAAAACATTTATTTTTGGTGCTCCTAAATGTGGTAAAACATATTTAATTTATGATTACTTATCAAATTTCAATACAAAAGAATACATATACATTGACTTTAAAGATTTTAGAAATGATTTAGAAGAAGTTAAAAATCATTTAGAAGAATTTATTATTCAAAATGAAATAAAAGTAGTGATTTTAGAAAACTTTGATTTCTCTTTTGAAATACCAAATTGTGAAAGTATAATAATCTCCTCACATAACAATATAGATATAAATGGTTTTGATAAACTTCAAGTTAAAGCTTTAGATTTTGAAGAATATTTATTACATGAAAATAGATACCATACTGCAACTCAAGCTTTTAATAACTTTTTAAAGTATGGAAATATGCCAGGAGTTGTAAACCTAGAAGAGTATAATAAAGAAAAAAGATTACAAGAGATACTTAGATTATATACAAAAGATGAGACATTTGAAAAAATATTAAAAATTCTATTTTTAAATATTGATGAAAAGAAATCTCTTTTTCAACTATTTAATACTTTAAAAAACAGTATGAAAATATCAAAAGATAAGTTTTATGAAGTAGTTAAAATATATGAAAATTCAGGACTTGTATATTTTTTACCAAAATATAAACAAGAAAAAGCTGTAAAAAAGATATACTCTTATAATCATGCATTTTTAAATGCAATAACTCATACAAAAAAATTTAAAAATGAGTTTACAAATATGCTTTTTTTACAATTAGAACCAAGTTATAATGATATTTTTTATACTGATAATGTAGATTTTTATATAAAAGAGGAAAACTATATTGTATTATCTATTCCTTTTTTTAATCCTTTACTAAAAAGTTCAATTATAAAAAAACTAAATAAAGCAACAAAAGAGTTAGAAATTAATAAAATTGATATTGTAACAGTTGGATATAATGAGAAATTCAAATTAAATAATATTGAAGTTGAAGTTCTTCCTTTTTTTGAATGGGCAGTTAGTTAA
- a CDS encoding LptF/LptG family permease: MSILTKYVLQKYLKSFFIVLISLQLFFVGIDFFQNVKNLPDSANLQLLYLFYNSFFTLTLTLPLSLVFGWILTLVILIKGNELVAFTALGVSKRKIYSPVLKVTFFLLIVIIALQATPLAYSYEQKDKILDGEYFTSTKSDIFLKYDNYYVYFQRLFPIEKRAENIHIFNVENKDLVESIVAKKAYFQNNRWYIIDAKITTKPKKIDFPTSKIVVKHEKFLHTLEGFKPKILDNVYEEKSAFSILDAVSALLLLKQQGINTDKIRGALYYEIIVSFFIIPIMMLVFAYSALNSRFFNVGKFTSLSIFFTLIIWGLFFLLHKFSNNGTLSPELSLLLPMFLWYTISFIVYKRKTSY, from the coding sequence ATGAGCATATTAACAAAATACGTTTTACAAAAATATTTAAAGAGTTTTTTTATTGTTTTAATTTCATTGCAACTATTTTTTGTTGGAATTGACTTTTTTCAAAATGTAAAAAACTTACCTGATTCTGCAAACTTACAATTATTATATCTATTTTATAATAGTTTTTTTACTTTAACACTTACTTTACCTTTATCTTTGGTATTTGGGTGGATTTTAACACTTGTTATTTTAATTAAAGGTAATGAGCTTGTTGCTTTTACAGCACTTGGAGTAAGCAAAAGAAAAATATATTCTCCTGTTCTTAAAGTAACATTTTTTCTATTAATAGTAATTATTGCACTTCAAGCAACTCCACTTGCATATTCATATGAACAAAAAGATAAAATATTGGATGGAGAATATTTTACTAGTACAAAATCTGATATATTTTTGAAATATGATAATTATTATGTATATTTTCAAAGGTTATTTCCAATTGAAAAACGAGCTGAGAATATTCATATTTTTAATGTAGAAAATAAAGATCTAGTTGAAAGTATAGTTGCTAAAAAAGCCTATTTTCAAAATAATAGATGGTATATAATTGATGCAAAAATAACAACAAAACCTAAAAAAATTGATTTTCCTACTTCTAAAATTGTTGTTAAGCATGAAAAATTTCTTCATACACTTGAAGGCTTTAAACCTAAGATATTGGATAACGTATATGAAGAAAAATCTGCCTTTTCTATTTTAGATGCTGTTTCTGCATTACTTTTATTAAAACAACAAGGTATTAATACTGATAAAATTAGAGGTGCATTATATTATGAAATTATTGTATCCTTTTTTATAATACCTATTATGATGCTTGTATTTGCATATTCAGCATTAAATAGTAGATTTTTTAATGTTGGTAAGTTTACTTCTCTTTCAATATTTTTCACATTAATTATTTGGGGATTATTCTTTTTATTACATAAATTTTCTAATAATGGTACTTTATCACCAGAATTGTCACTTTTATTACCTATGTTTTTGTGGTACACTATTTCTTTTATAGTTTATAAAAGAAAAACATCTTATTAA
- a CDS encoding N-acetylmuramoyl-L-alanine amidase family protein, with amino-acid sequence MSYLRAVLDNNTALEKKHLENIISYGEKLGYNTTKYKNELKKLSLKNKEKFNKIKKQSIQKDKLEKEYAKKDSISQKIDLKNSIQKVYTQKNMIIIDFNKHITKKDIDYNIDKTKYFNLYLFDINGFFKDAGPTKLSILGIDKIFIIQKDKKTLHIKVRDKNRLKPIYIINNKRIIIKFLNIKISDKKEQKQIATKIIQEDYKRKIVVIDAGHGGKDAGAVGPHKRYEKHVVLAIAKYLYHHLKNRGYKAYITRKTDKFIKVRNRTVLANKLNADIFISIHANSIAKSKANKIKGVETFFLSPARSARAKRVAAKENSSDIRSMSLATKKSFLTVLNQSKITASNKLAIDVQQNMLYQLKKHYRSIEDGGVREGPFWVLVGAQMPSILIEVGYISHPMESRRLYNKRYQKILAEGIANGVDSYFLKNP; translated from the coding sequence ATGAGCTATCTAAGAGCAGTATTAGATAATAATACTGCTTTAGAAAAGAAACACCTAGAAAATATTATATCTTATGGTGAAAAACTTGGATATAACACTACTAAATATAAAAATGAATTAAAAAAATTATCTTTAAAAAATAAAGAAAAATTTAACAAAATAAAAAAACAATCAATTCAAAAAGACAAACTTGAAAAAGAGTATGCAAAAAAAGACTCAATTTCCCAAAAAATTGATTTAAAAAATTCTATTCAAAAAGTTTATACACAAAAAAATATGATTATTATTGATTTTAATAAACATATTACTAAAAAAGATATAGATTATAATATTGATAAAACAAAATATTTTAATTTATATCTTTTTGATATTAATGGTTTTTTTAAAGATGCAGGACCAACTAAACTATCTATTTTAGGTATAGATAAAATATTCATTATACAAAAAGATAAAAAAACATTACACATAAAAGTTAGAGATAAAAACAGACTAAAACCTATTTATATAATAAATAATAAAAGAATAATAATTAAATTTTTAAATATAAAAATATCAGATAAAAAAGAACAAAAACAAATAGCTACAAAAATAATCCAAGAAGATTATAAAAGAAAAATAGTTGTAATAGATGCAGGACATGGAGGCAAGGATGCAGGTGCAGTAGGTCCACATAAAAGATATGAAAAGCATGTTGTATTAGCAATTGCAAAATACCTTTATCATCATCTAAAAAATAGAGGTTACAAAGCTTATATTACGAGAAAGACAGATAAATTTATAAAAGTAAGAAATAGAACTGTTCTTGCAAATAAATTAAACGCTGATATATTTATATCAATTCACGCTAACTCTATTGCAAAAAGTAAAGCAAATAAAATAAAAGGTGTTGAAACATTTTTCTTAAGTCCTGCAAGAAGTGCAAGAGCAAAAAGAGTTGCTGCAAAAGAAAATAGTAGTGATATTAGATCAATGAGTCTTGCAACAAAAAAATCTTTTCTTACAGTGTTAAATCAAAGTAAAATTACTGCATCAAATAAATTAGCAATTGATGTACAACAAAATATGCTTTATCAACTAAAAAAACATTATAGATCGATAGAAGATGGTGGAGTAAGGGAAGGTCCATTTTGGGTATTAGTAGGTGCACAAATGCCTTCTATTTTAATTGAAGTAGGATATATTTCACATCCTATGGAAAGTAGAAGATTATATAATAAAAGATACCAGAAAATATTAGCAGAAGGGATTGCTAATGGTGTTGATTCTTATTTTCTAAAAAACCCTTAA